In the Oncorhynchus gorbuscha isolate QuinsamMale2020 ecotype Even-year linkage group LG05, OgorEven_v1.0, whole genome shotgun sequence genome, one interval contains:
- the LOC124036198 gene encoding cytoplasmic tRNA 2-thiolation protein 1 — translation MPVLCSSCAEKRAVLKRPKTAHSLCKECFFWAFEEEVHQTIVSAQLFKHGETVGIGASGGKDSTVLAHVMKVLNERYNYGLKLLLLSVDEGITGYRDDSLETVKRNQQQYELPLKIVSYEELYGWTMDAIVKQVGLKNNCTFCGVFRRQALDRGAMMLKVDKICTGHNADDVAETVLMNVLRGDIARLRRCTAISTASEGEGVVPRCKPLKYAYEKEIVLYAYFKKLDYFSTECIYSPNAYRGHARTFLKDLEAVRPSAIMDVIHSGENLSVREGVKMPVQGTCGRCGYISSQALCKSCVLLEGLNRGLPRLGIGKHHRLHEKILSQQPLTQEEERKLKAVNF, via the exons ATGCCAGTCCTCTGTAGCAGTTGTGCTGAGAAGCGTGCAGTGCTGAAACGTCCAAAGACGGCCCATTCCCTGTGCAAGGAATGCTTCTTCTGGGCCTTTGAGGAGGAGGTGCATCAGACAATAGTCTCAGCGCAGCTCTTCAAACATGGAGAAACTGTGGGCATTGGTGCCTCGGGTGGGAAGGACTCCACTGTGCTGGCACATGTCATGAAAGTCCTAAATGAGCGCTATAACTACGGCCTGAAACTACTGCTACTGTCAGTGGATGAGGGCATCACAGGTTACCGTGACGACTCCTTGGAGACAGTGAAGAGGAACCAGCAGCAGTATGAGCTGCCTCTGAAGATTGTATCCTATGAGGAGCTGTATGGTTGGACCATGGATGCCATAGTGAAGCAGGTTGGACTGAAGAACAATTGCACTTTCTGTGGGGTGTTCAGAAGGCAGGCGCTGGACAGGGGAGCCATGATGCTGAAGGTTGATAAGATATGTACAG GTCACAACGCTGACGATGTGGCAGAGACAGTTCTGATGAACGTCCTCCGAGGAGACATCGCCCGTCTGCGTCGCTGCACTGCTATAAGCACAGCGAGCGAAGGCGAAGGGGTGGTGCCACGCTGCAAGCCCCTCAAATATGCTTACGAGAAGGAGATTGTCCTCTACGCCTACTTCAAGAAGCTGGACTACTTCTCCACAGAGTGCATCTACTCCCCCAATGCTTACAGAGGCCACGCCCGCACCTTCCTGAAAGACCTGGAGGCTGTGCGGCCCAGCGCCATCATGGACGTCATCCACTCTGGCGAGAACCTGTCAGTGAGGGAGGGCGTGAAGATGCCCGTTCAGGGGACCTGCGGCCGCTGTGGCTACATCTCCAGCCAGGCGCTGTGTAAGTCCTGTGTGCTGCTGGAGGGCCTGAACCGCGGCCTGCCCAGGCTAGGAATCGGAAAGCACCACCGTCTCCACGAGAAGATCCTCTCACAGCAGCCTCTGAcccaggaagaggagaggaagctcAAGGCTGTGAACTTCTGA
- the LOC124035179 gene encoding beta-crystallin B2-like → MATDHQKPASKQQQPGTSAFKLTIYEQENFQGPCHELTGPCNNLQEAGVEKVGSILVLCGPWVGYEQANCKGEQYVFEKGEYPRWDSWTNSRRSDNIFAFRPIKVDSQEHKIVLYENPSFAGKKIEIIDDDVPSFHAHGYQEKVSSVRVQSGTWVGYQYPGYRGYQYLFEKGEYKDSAEFGAQFPQIQSVRRIRDMQWHQRGAFHPAAGAN, encoded by the exons ATGGCCACAGACCACCAGAAACCTGCATCCAAGCAGCAGCAGCCAGGCACTAGTGCTTtcaag TTGACCATCTATGAACAGGAGAACTTCCAGGGGCCTTGCCATGAGCTGACTGGTCCCTGTAACAACCTCCAGGAAGCAGGCGTGGAGAAAGTGGGCTCCATACTGGTGCTGTGTGGACC ATGGGTGGGATACGAGCAGGCTAACTGTAAGGGGGAGCAGTATGTGTTTGAGAAGGGGGAGTATCCTCGCTGGGATTCCTGGACTAACAGCAGACGTAGCGACAACATCTTTGCATTCCGCCCCATTAAAGTG GACAGCCAGGAGCACAAGATTGTCCTTTATGAAAACCCCAGTTTTGCGGGGAAGAAGATCGAGATCATAGATGATGATGTCCCCAGCTTCCACGCACACGGATATCAAGAGAAGGTCTCCTCTGTCAGAGTTCAGAGTGGCAC TTGGGTGGGGTACCAGTATCCTGGCTACAGAGGCTATCAGTACCTGTTTGAAAAGGGTGAATACAAGGACAGTGCTGAGTTTGGTGCCCAGTTCCCTCAGATCCAGTCTGTCAGGCGCATCCGAGACATGCAGTGGCACCAGAGGGGAGCTTTTCACCCTGCCGCCGGCGCCAACTAA